Below is a window of Polyangiaceae bacterium DNA.
CGTTCGGAACCGAACGAATTTGTCGAGGAGCGATCCCTCACGTGTGAGGCAGCGCGGGGCGCGAGAACCGTTCGGAACCGAACGGAGGTGTCGAGGCGCGAGCCCCCGCGAGGCGGCGGTGTGCGCGCATCGTGGGGGATGGCAGGGCTAGATTACGCCTTGGTCGAGCATGGCGTCGGCGACCTTGGCGAAGGCGCCGATGTTCGCGCCCACCACGTAGTCTCCGGGGCGGCCGTAGCGCTCCGACGCGGACAGACATAGCGTGTGGATGCTCACCATGATCTTGTGGAGCTCGCGATCCACCGTCTCGGCGTCCCACGATTGTCCGGAGCGGTTCTGCGTCATTTCCAGACCGGAAACGGCGACGCCACCGGCGTTGGACGCCTTGCCCGGCGCGTAGGCCACACCCGCCGCCCGCAGGATGCGGAGCGCCTCACGGGTGGTCGGCATGTTCGCGCCCTCCACCACGAACTTGACGCCGTTCTTCACCAGGTTGCGCGCGTCGTCTTCTTCCAGCTCGTTCTGGATGGCGCAGGGACACGCCACGTCACAGGGCACCTCCCAGGGTCGGCGGCCGGCGTGGAAGTCCACTCCGAACTTCTCGGCGTAGGGCTGCACTTCGTCGCGGCCGCTCAGACGCAAAGCCAACATGTAGTCGAGCTTGTCTCCCGTCACTCCGTCGGGATCGTGGATGAAGCCATCGGGCCCCGAGAGCGTCACCGTCTTGCCGCCGAGATCGGCCACCTTCTTGGCCACGCCCCACGCCACGTTGCCGAAGCCGCTGATGGCGACCGTCTTCCCCTGCAGCGTTTCTCCGCGGGCCTTCAGCATTTCCTCCGCGAAATAGGCGACGCCAAAGCCCGTCGCTTCCGGCCGCAGGCGCGACCCGCCCCACGCCAGCCCTTTGCCCGTGAGCGCCACGTTGAACGCCCGCGTGAGCCGCCGGTACTGCCCAAACAGGTAACCGATCTCCCGCGTGCCCACGCCGATGTCCCCCGCCGGCACATCGGTGTCGGAACCGATGTGATGGAACAGCTCCGTCATGTAGCTCTGGGAGAAGCGCATCACCTCGTGCTCCGAACGCCCGCGCGCAGGGAAGTCCGCGCCACCCTTGCCGCTGCCCAGGGGCAACCCGGTGAGCGCGTTCTTGAACGTCTGCTCGAAGGCCAGCGCCTTGAGCGTGTCCAGATTCACCGACGCATGGAAGCGCGTGCCCCCCTTGTAAGGCCCGAGCGCTCCGTTGAACTGCACGCGCCAACCGCGGTTCACCTGCACCCGCTGGCGGTCGTCCGTCCACGTCACCCGAAATGAGAACACGCGGTCCGGCTCCACGATGCGCTCGAGCAGCCGCTCCGCCTCATAGCGCGGCGAGCTCTCGAGCAGCGGCCCCACGGACGCAAACACGTCCTGCACCGTGTCCACGAACTCACGCTCCCACTGCGCACGACCCACGACCTCGGCGAGCACCCTCGCCGCATACGGATGAAGCTCTTCAGTCATTTGTAATCCTCACAGCGCCGCCCCCCCGGCGGGCATCGGCAGCGTACAACTGGAAGGCGGCACAGTTGTCCCACACTGGCGGCAACGTCAAATCCGAAGCCGCCCCCCACCCATCCGAAATCATCCCCCGCGCTGCGTCATCCCTTTCGCAGTCCCGATTTGGGGCATCCCTCCCCGTTTCTTGCAGGATCATGTCGGTCCAGCGCGGAACCTCGCGTCCGGAAGGGCCCGCCTCACCCCCCGTCGCGCGCCCCCGTCGCGCTGCGTCACCCGCGGCAGTGTCGCGCCCCGAGGGGATCGCGCTGCCGTCGCGTCGCGTCGCGCCGTCGCGTCGCGCCGTCGTGACGCGCCGTCGTGACGCGCCGGACTCGCGTCGTGACGCGCCGTCGTGACGCGCCGGATTCGCGTCGTGACGCGCCGTCGTGACGCGACGGACTCGCGTCGTGACGCGCCGTCGTGACGCGACGGACTCGCGTCGTGACGCGCCGTCGTGACGCGCCGGACTCGCGTCGTGACGCGCCGTCGTGACGCGCCGGGCGTCGCGCCGCACCAACAATAGAAGACTGAAGGAGGCTCAGGGAGCCGGTAGCCCTGCGGTGGGCGAATAGTCGTTGATGAGACCGAGCTCGAGCATCCAGCCAACGCTTTCGCCAGTGGCGCTCTTCGCGAGGTACAGCGGGAAGGCGCCGTCGCCGACGGTGATCTTGATGGCCAGGATCGGAACTCCGTCGAGGGACGTCTGCACCCAGTAGTCCGCAGCGAAGAGAGCGTCCTCGGCCTCGACGAGGTCGTCCCCCGAGATGCTCGTTGCCGTGGTGCGAGAGGTGGCGCACACCGATGCGGCGTCGACGAGCACCTCCGGCAGCGGCTCCCAGGTGGCGACATCTCCCGGGAGCCACTGCTGTCCGAGGAAGACGGTGTCTTCCGCGCGAATGCCGAGCAGCAGAGGCGGCAAAGCACCAGCTCGCAACGCCGGCGGCAGCTCCAGCTCGAAGGGCGGGTGCCCGCCGAACTGATCGAACAGGTACAACCCCGCGTCTCCGGCCCACGGCACCGCGATGGCCTCGACCCGGACCCCCGGTGCCGCGTGCTTCAGCAGCAACTCCACGTTCGCCATGGCGCTCCATACGCCACGGCGAACGGCATCTTCCCAGCGCGCCCTCCAATCGAGCGTTTCCCCGTCTCCGATCCCCTGATGTTGGGGCGGCGCGAGTCCCGTCAAAGCGCGCGGTGCGACGCGAATCCCGTCAGTGCGCGCGGTGCGCCGCGAATCCCGTCAGGGCGCGCGGTGCGACGCGAGTCCCGTCAGAGCGCGCGGTGCGCCGCGAGTCCCGTCAGAGCGCGCGGTGCGCCGCGAGTCCCGTCAATGCGCGCGGTGCGACGCGAGTCCCGTCAGGGCGCGCGGTGCGACGCGAGTCCCGTCAGAGCGCGCGGTGCGACGCGAGTCCCGTCAGGGCGCGCGGTGCGACGCGAGTCCCGTCAGAGCGCGCGACACGCCGCGAGACCCGTCAGGGCGCGCGGTGCGACGCGAGTCCCGTCAGAGCGCGCGACACGCCGCGAGTCCCGTCAGTGCGCGCGGTGCGACGCGAGTTCCGTCAGAGCGCGCGGTGCGACGCGAGTCCCGTCAATGCGCGCGGTGCGCCGCGAATCTCGTCAGAGCGCGCGACACGCCGCGAGTCCCGTCAGTACGCGCGGTGCGACGCGAATCCCGCCGCCCCGACGCGCGACCACGACGCGCCCACCACCACAGCGCCCACCGCGACCCCGACGCGCGACCCCGACGCGCGACCACGCCCGTCGAAGCCCCCGGAGCGCGACGGAAGTACTTGATATGCAAACCGGTTTCCGCGCGCGTGACCCCGAGCGTTGCCCGACGTCCTCCGCTGGGTGAAGCTGCGCGTATGCGAGCAGCAACGAAGCGAGGATTCGACACGTGGCGTACGGCGATGGGATGGCAGCGCAGCATCGACAAGGTGCTGCGTCCCATCGGACTCACGCACACCCGATTCTTGGTACTCGACGCCGCGGCCCAGGCCTTCGAACGGCTCGACGATGCGGTCTCCCAGGCGAAGATCGCCGAGGTTGCGGGTATCGACGAAGCGTCGACGTCGCGCATCGCTCGGCGGCTCGAGCAAGACGGCCTGATAGATCGCGGGCCTGACGGCGTGGATGCACGGTACTGGCGCGTGATCGTGACACGCGAAGGCTATGGCCTTCTGCGCCTCGCTCGACCAGTGGTGGACGCCGCCGCGGCACGCTTCTTCGCTCGAGGCGCGTGAGGTTCAGGGCGACGGCACGCTTCTTCGCTCGAGGCGCGTGAGGTTCAGGGCGGCGTGAGGCGTGACGGCACGCTTCTCCGCCCGAGGCGCGTGAGGTTCAGGGCGACGGCACGCTTCTCCGCCCGCGTCGTGCGAGGTTCAGGGCGGCGTGAGGCGTGACGGCACGCTTCTCCGCCCGAGGCGCGTGAGGTTCAGGGCGACGGCACGCTTCTCCGCCCGCGTCGTGCGAGGTTCAGGGCGGCGTGAGGCGTGGCGGCACGCTTTTCCGCCCGCGTCGTGCGAGGTTCAGGGCGGCGTGAGGCGTGACGGCACGCTTCTCCGCCCGAGGCGCGTGAGGTTCAGGGCGACGGCACGCTTCTCCGCCCGCGGCGTGCGAGGTTCAGGGCGGCGTGAGGCGTGGCGGCACGCTTCTCCGCCCGAGGCGCCCAGTTTTGGGGGTTGAGGTCGCGCGGAAATCGGTTGATATGCGAACTAATTGGGCGGCGCGCGAGGGGGCGTGAAGGCGGACGAGGGGGCGTGAAGGCGGACGAGGGGGCGTGAAGGCCATCGTGACGGCCCGAGTGTGAGAAGCGAGGAGCCCAAGAACCGGGGAACGAAGACAACTACGAATGGGCGTTCAAATAGGGAGCACGATGGGGAAATGTAGTTGTCGTTGGGGGTTGAGGTCGCGCGGAAATCGGTTGATATGCGAACTAATTGGGCGGCGCGCGAGGGGGCGTGAAGGCGGCCGAAGGGCGAAGATTGGGGGCTTCGGCACCCTTTTCGCGTGCGACGACACAGATTTCGGGGGTTGCGGCCCTCGGAAACTGGTTGATATGCGAACTAATTTGGCGGCGCGCGGGGGGACGTGAAGGGGTGGTGAAGGCGACAACTGATGGTTCCGGAAAATCTGCGGCAACCCGTTCCGGAAAATCTGCGGCTCCTGGCCGAAAGGAGCAGGCATGATGATTTGGACATTGATTCTCGCGATCATGGGGTTGCTGATGCCTACCGGAAGCAGGCCGCGCGATCAGGGGGAGATGCTCTCCCAGCTGAAGCGGCACGAAGTCCAGGTCTTGCTACGTGCGGGATTTGCGCCCTCCGACGTGGCGAAGCGGGCGCAGGTTTCGGACGACAGCGTGCGACGCATCCAGAAGGAGGACGCCGTCGAGCACACGGACGACGCGGCGGTGCGCGCGCAGCGCGCGCATCGGGCGTCCATCGAAGGCGGCGTGGTTCACCGATCGCATCAAGGAGTGGCTCGCCGAGGACCCGGACCTGCCCACGCAGGAGTTGCTGCGTCGCGCGAAGGAGTCCGGATACGCGGGTAAGAAGACCGCGTTCTACACGCTCGTCGCTGGTCTCCGAGAGCCACGCGCCGCACCGGTTGTTCGCTTCGAGGGTCTCCCAGGTGAGTTCTCGCAGCACGATTTCGGCCATGTAGATGTCCGTTTCGTGGATGGCCGGAAGAAGCGCGTGCACTTCTTCGCGTCGCGATTGAAGTACTCGCGGTTCGCGCAAGTCACGCTCGTCGAAAACGAGCGCGTAGAAACCATCCTGCGTTGCCTTGCGCGCGACTTCGTCGCCTTTGGCGGACTGCCTCTCATGGCGGTGTTCGATCGCCCGAAGACCATCGTGAAAAAAAGTGGCAAGGGGCGCGAGGTCCAGGAGTTCAACCAGATCTTCGCGCAGGCGATTGTCGACATCGGCGTCGGCGTCGAGATGTGCGCCCCACGCAGCGGAAACCAGAAAGGCTCCGTTGAGCGCCTGGTCGGATGGGTGAAGAGCTCGTTCTTCAAGCACCGCAAGTTCCAGGACGAGGAGGATCTGCGTGCGCAGCTCGCCACCTGGCATATCGAAGTCAACACGCAGACTGCGTCGCGGGCGACAGGCGTGATTCCGGAAATCCGGCGCCAGGAGGAGCTCACACGGCTCCGTCCGGCGAAGGTGTTTCCGGAAACCTCGCACTGCGGATCCCCGTGTTTGTCGGCCCCACTGCGGAAGTGATGTTCGAGGGCGCACCGTACTCGATGCCGCCCAAGGCCGCCCACGTCGCCGGCACCCTATTCCTGTACGAGCATGAGGTGCACATCGTCGCGGGACGATTCGAGGCGCGGCACCGCAGGCGCACGAAGGACGAGCCGCCAGCGCCGCTGCCCGAGCATCGTGCCGAGAAGATCGCTGCGGTGCACGGCACCGCGCCAAGCTCTACGAGAAGCGGCAGCACCTGCTCAACCTCGGGCGACACGCCCTCGAGGTCATCACAGAGATCACGCACCGCGAGCCGAAGCTGGCGAGTCGCCGTGTCGAGGAGCTCTACACTCTGCTCGACACGCACGGCGACGACGTCATGCGCGCCGCGTTTGCTGATGCCGTCGAGCACGGACAACTCTCCATCAGCGGTGTGCGTCGCGCGCTCTCCTCGAGAGCCGCGCAAGATGGTCAGATGAAAATCGCCTTTCCGACTGCGCGAGGAGGTGTCTCGTGACCGCGTCCGTGCTCGACTCCACGACCGACCTCGATTCACTGCTCAAGCGCTTGCACCTCGCCAACGCGCGTCGCGTATGGCGTGACCTCGTGCAACGTGCTGAGAAGGAGCAGTGGTCCCACGGTCAGCTCCTGCAGACACTCTTCGAGGAAGAGGTCGCGCACCGTCGCGGCACGCGCCTCAGGCGCGCCGTCAATGCCGCGGCGTTCCCCTTCCTGCGCACCGTCGAGGAGTTCGATTTCACCTACCAGTCGACGCTACGCTCACGACCATCGGCTCGCTGCTCGCGCCGGACTTCGTGACCGAGGGGCGGTCCGTCATCTTTCTCGGTAGGCCCGGTCGCGGTAAAACGCACCTTGCGATCGCCATCGCATACAGGGCCCTGCAAAACGGATTCGACGCACTGTTCACTACCGCCGTGGAGCTCATTGACGAGCTCTCCCTGGCAAGCCGCGAGGGCCGCATGCGTGAGGCTCTCGCATCGTACGTGCGTCCCCATGTGCTCGTCGTCGACGAGGTCGGCTACCTGAGCTACGGCGCCGACGCTGCCAACGTCCTGTACCACGTGGTCAACGAGCGACACATCAGGCGCCGCGCCATGGTGTTTACCACCAACAAGCATCCGAAGCGCTGGGGCGGTGTGCTCCACGACGACGACCTCGCCGACGCCATCGTCGACCGCATCCTCGAGCGGGGCCGCCTCCTACGCCTCGATGGTCCCTCGGTGCGCACCAAGCACATTCCCGCCGACGAGCTCGCCGGCGACGAACACGACCCGGGAAGCCGCAGAATTTCCGGAATCGGCGCCGCAGAATTTCCGGAACGCACAACAACTCGCGTGAGAGACGGGCGCGAAGGGATGTGAAGGCGGGCGAAGGGATGTGAAGGCGGGCGAAGGGGTGCGCATTTCGCCCATCGTGATCATCTGGTTCACGCCATCTTGACGGCCCGAGTGTGAGAAGCGAGGAGCCCAAGAACCGGGGAACGAAGACAACTACGAATGGGCGTTCAAATAAGGAGCACGATGGGGAAATGTAGTTGTCGTTGGGGGTTGAGGTCGCGCGGCCTCGACGGGTGGCAGCTTCACCTGAATCAGTGTTCAGTGGTGATCGCGATGGGCGAAACGCCCGATCACGATGGCGCGTCGCGGGTGATCACGATGGCGCGTCGCGGGTGATCACGATGGCGCGTCGCGGGTGATCACGATGGCGCGGAACGGGTGATCACGATGGCGCGGAACGGGTGATCACGATGGCGCGGAACGGGTGATCACGATGCCGCGTAATGGGTGATCACGATGCCGCGCAGCACGCATTCCGACGGAAGAGGAGCCGCACGCGCCGCCGCTGCAGGTCGCGCTCCGTTGCAGGTGCCCGCGGAGCTCGAGCAGGTGCCGGAACCGGTGTCGCAGCCGACGTTGCCGCTGCGGCTGAGGCCGCTGCCGCCGAAGCAGATGGAGTTGTTCGACATCGAGCCCGTGTAGCCGGCGCCGGAGGGAGAGCACGTGAAGCTGATGCTGCAGCCGTTTTGGGCAACGTTGCAGGCAGTGTCGTCGCAATTGCCGGAGAGCGACCACGTGCCCTGGTCATTCAAGCAGCTACCGTTGTCGTTGTTGCCGCTGTCGCTCCCCGAGCTGCAGCCCGCCCCGACGCAGAGCCAACCGGCGACCAAGAGCAATCCCGTGATTCGCATCATGTCCGCCTCCTTCTTCGGCAGACCATGGCAATTGGAGTGCCAGCGTCGGGCGCCTGCGATTTCCGGGAAACGCGCGCTCAGAACCCTGCGTTGAACCGTTCAGGGCGAGGGACTGAACCCTTCTCGAACGGTGTCGTATCATTGATTGGTGACGGACCGCGGCGCGACGACGGTGCACGACGACTCGAGTGAGGCGCTCACTCACGCCGTCGGAGGCGCGAAGCGTGCCGCGACCACTGGGCCGACGCCGCGCACGGGCACCACGACGCTGCCGTTGCCGGCGCCGGAGATGGTGCTGCGCAGCGCGGAGGTGGAGCAGACGCGGCGCACCGCCATTGCCGGGCTCGTGTTCAATGCCATCGGGCTCGTGGCGGTGCCGTTCCTGCCTGGTGAGCACCTGGCGCTCGTCATCTTTGGGGCGTCCCTGGCGCTGGCCGTGGTGAACAACGCCTACTTGCTGT
It encodes the following:
- a CDS encoding ATP-binding protein, which translates into the protein MVPRSAPADTLRGRGRAPSRHAPQARRQCRGVPLPAHRRGVRFHLPVDATLTTIGSLLAPDFVTEGRSVIFLGRPGRGKTHLAIAIAYRALQNGFDALFTTAVELIDELSLASREGRMREALASYVRPHVLVVDEVGYLSYGADAANVLYHVVNERHIRRRAMVFTTNKHPKRWGGVLHDDDLADAIVDRILERGRLLRLDGPSVRTKHIPADELAGDEHDPGSRRISGIGAAEFPERTTTRVRDGREGM
- a CDS encoding IS21 family transposase; the protein is MRDLRPPTWRSGRRFRTTACDASRRRTPSSTRTTRRCARSARIGRPSKAAWFTDRIKEWLAEDPDLPTQELLRRAKESGYAGKKTAFYTLVAGLREPRAAPVVRFEGLPGEFSQHDFGHVDVRFVDGRKKRVHFFASRLKYSRFAQVTLVENERVETILRCLARDFVAFGGLPLMAVFDRPKTIVKKSGKGREVQEFNQIFAQAIVDIGVGVEMCAPRSGNQKGSVERLVGWVKSSFFKHRKFQDEEDLRAQLATWHIEVNTQTASRATGVIPEIRRQEELTRLRPAKVFPETSHCGSPCLSAPLRK
- the gdhA gene encoding NADP-specific glutamate dehydrogenase, with the protein product MTEELHPYAARVLAEVVGRAQWEREFVDTVQDVFASVGPLLESSPRYEAERLLERIVEPDRVFSFRVTWTDDRQRVQVNRGWRVQFNGALGPYKGGTRFHASVNLDTLKALAFEQTFKNALTGLPLGSGKGGADFPARGRSEHEVMRFSQSYMTELFHHIGSDTDVPAGDIGVGTREIGYLFGQYRRLTRAFNVALTGKGLAWGGSRLRPEATGFGVAYFAEEMLKARGETLQGKTVAISGFGNVAWGVAKKVADLGGKTVTLSGPDGFIHDPDGVTGDKLDYMLALRLSGRDEVQPYAEKFGVDFHAGRRPWEVPCDVACPCAIQNELEEDDARNLVKNGVKFVVEGANMPTTREALRILRAAGVAYAPGKASNAGGVAVSGLEMTQNRSGQSWDAETVDRELHKIMVSIHTLCLSASERYGRPGDYVVGANIGAFAKVADAMLDQGVI
- a CDS encoding MarR family transcriptional regulator, which produces MGWQRSIDKVLRPIGLTHTRFLVLDAAAQAFERLDDAVSQAKIAEVAGIDEASTSRIARRLEQDGLIDRGPDGVDARYWRVIVTREGYGLLRLARPVVDAAAARFFARGA